The genomic window CTGTGCATCGGATGCAGCCTGTCCCCAGAACGATATGATGAGCAGGGCGAGCCCCCATGCAGGCGGCACAAACAACGCAGCCCACGCAAGCAGCGATGGCATCACCGAAAATGTCAGGCGCTTGAGGAGTTGCTCGTCTTCGGGAAAGAGCATCGCCAGCGACCAGCGAACGCCGCCGAGGAAGGACAGGATCACGGCCCCGTAAGCAATCTGATAGGTGAGGACCGTCTGCGCTTCAGGACGCGGATAGAGGAAAAAGATGATGACGGCCGTCGTGACAAACGGAATGACGCCCGCATAGCCAAGTAGGGCTGCGGCGCGTGGCGGATCAGCGGGGTCCCGCGGGTCTGCCGCAGGCTCGGTCTCTGCCTCGTCTGTCATTTTGAAGTCCCCCTTCACCGCGTGTTTGCAGGCATCACCCCCCGGAGATGCTCTGCAGCGATGTGCTCTAGCATACGATGTTACCGCAGCAGCCTCTAACCAAGTGTTGCCAGCGCAGGAAACAGGTCAATCAGCCAATAGGCAATGGTTTCTAGCGACCCGAAGAAAATCAACAGGCCTGTCCCCACCAGCAGCAGGCCCGCCGCAATTTCTACTTTGTGCATGTGTTTGCGGAAGCGCGCGGAAAAGGCGAGGAAACTGCGCACACCCAACGCGGCAAGCAGGAACGGCATGCCCAGGCCAAGCGAATAGACGCTCAGCAGCGAGACGCCATAGCCAAGATCATCCCGGCTTGCTGCGATCGACAGGATCGTTGCGAGGATCGGACCAATACAGGGCGTCCAGCCAAAGCCGAACGCGAGACCAATGGAATAGGGGCCAAGCGCCTGCATCACCGCAGACCGTTCCGCCCGCTCTCCATCCCCAGAGGGGCCAAGCGTTGCCGGCATCATCCGCATTTCGCGGTCGAGCAGGGCAATGCGGAAAAGCCCCATATAATGCAGGCCAAGAATGATGATTGTCGCCCCGGCCACATATCCAATGACGACCTTGTTGGCGAGAATAAGCGGACTGATTACTGATGCCGTGGCGCCCAGGGCGACGAACACGGTTGAGAAGCCGAGGACAAATCCGGAAGCGCCGATCAGCGTGCGGCGGGTAACGGCTTCGTCGTCTTCCTGAAGGGCTTCAAACGTCGTGCCCGCCATGAAGCTCAAATAGGCAGGCACCAGCGGCAGTACGCAGGGGCTCAGGAAGCTGATCAGCCCCCCGATAAACGCTGCGAGATATGAAATACTGCCCGTGTCCATGCTGTGGTTTGCCGTGCGCTGACTTGCAGGTGTTGGAATACAAAGACAGCATCATATGGCGCAGATGCGTCATTGGCCCGTCAAACCCACGTGATCACATGCGCGGAATCCGCGCAGGCGTGGCAGAGGGTTAACGCTCGCGGAACACGGTTCCAGCGACCCAGCCTGCAAACAGCGCCACCAGCACCGCAGCGATCCCATAGAAGAACGGCGTTTTCTGAGCAAAATTGTACATGAAGCGCTCAACGCCTGATTTGTTGATGATCAGGTTGATCGACCGCTGGCCGCTGATCGCGCCATTGCGCACAAGATAGACCGTTGCGACGTATGAGCCGACCGGCACGTTTGCCGGCAGTGCGATCTCAGCGCGAAACAGGGACGGGCCAACAAAGGTGATTGAGCCGGGGGCTTCCGCATAGAGCCCCTCGTTCAGCTTCGCCCGCACAACGGCGTCACGATAGGTGACGGGCAGGACAATCGCGTCGTCACCCGTCGAGATGTCCAGTGCCGGCAGACCGATTTCCGCGTTCTCGAAGACCCTTGTCGAGGCAATTTCATCCAGCGGGCGTGTGCTCGCGACATGATAGAATCCCGGCGCTGCAGGAACGTCATAAGCGTCGGTGTTGACCCAGATGCCGGCAATCCGCTCCTTGCGCCGAATGACCAGCGGCTCATACGGACCGCGAACGACGGCAACAATGTCCCGCTGCAGGGCAGGGGTCACATTGTCCGGTGCATCCACATTGCCGAACAGGAGAATTTCTGCACCGGTGAAGTTGGAGGTGATGGCAATCAGGTTCTCGCTGAGGTCAGCGACAATTGCCTCGCCATCCATGGGCGTCCCGTCGATGATCTGCGCCGAGGCTGTTGCCGGAACAACAAGCAGTAAAAGCAAGGCGTGAATGAGAGGTCGGATCATAGGCCGCTCCCGATCATCACGGTGAACAGGTCATCCGGTGTGGCCACAAGGTCCCAGGCAAGGCGCAGGCAGACCGCAATAACCATCAAGGCGAGAAGGGCGCGCAGTTGCTCACCGCGCAGTTTGTGCCCGACGCGGACCCCCACCTGGGCGCCCAGAACACCGCCAACGAGCAGCAGCATTGCGAGCACAATATCGACTGTCTGGTTGAGGGTTGCGTGCATGATGGCGGCCAGGCCAGTCACGAACATGATCTGAAACAGCGACGTGCCAACAACGACATTGGTCGGCATGCGCAGGAGGTAGATCATGGCCGGGACCATGATGAAACCGCCACCCACGCCCATGATGGCCGCCAGTATGCCGACCGAGAGACCAATCAGGAGCGGCGGAATGGCTGAAATGTAAAGCCGCGAACGACGAAAGCGGACCTTGAAGGGCAGCCCATGTATCCAGCCATGAGTTCCCGGCTTGCGCGACGAAACAGACTTGCCCGAGCGCGACGCCTGAATGGCGCGGACACTTTCCACCATCATCAAAGCGCCGATGACCCCGAGAAACACCACATAGGCCAGGGAGATAAACAGGTCGATCTGGCCTTCAGAGCGAAGGGCACTGAAGATCAGGACACCGATGATCGAGCCGACAGCGCCACC from Candidatus Phaeomarinobacter ectocarpi includes these protein-coding regions:
- a CDS encoding sulfite exporter TauE/SafE family protein, yielding MQIYLPIAEISVNAFVLLGLGGAVGFLSGMFGVGGGFLMTPLLIFTGIPPAVAVGTEAVQIVATSMSGVLAHWRRKAVDFKMAGVLLAGGAVGSIIGVLIFSALRSEGQIDLFISLAYVVFLGVIGALMMVESVRAIQASRSGKSVSSRKPGTHGWIHGLPFKVRFRRSRLYISAIPPLLIGLSVGILAAIMGVGGGFIMVPAMIYLLRMPTNVVVGTSLFQIMFVTGLAAIMHATLNQTVDIVLAMLLLVGGVLGAQVGVRVGHKLRGEQLRALLALMVIAVCLRLAWDLVATPDDLFTVMIGSGL
- a CDS encoding cytochrome c biogenesis CcdA family protein is translated as MDTGSISYLAAFIGGLISFLSPCVLPLVPAYLSFMAGTTFEALQEDDEAVTRRTLIGASGFVLGFSTVFVALGATASVISPLILANKVVIGYVAGATIIILGLHYMGLFRIALLDREMRMMPATLGPSGDGERAERSAVMQALGPYSIGLAFGFGWTPCIGPILATILSIAASRDDLGYGVSLLSVYSLGLGMPFLLAALGVRSFLAFSARFRKHMHKVEIAAGLLLVGTGLLIFFGSLETIAYWLIDLFPALATLG
- a CDS encoding DUF3429 domain-containing protein → MTDEAETEPAADPRDPADPPRAAALLGYAGVIPFVTTAVIIFFLYPRPEAQTVLTYQIAYGAVILSFLGGVRWSLAMLFPEDEQLLKRLTFSVMPSLLAWAALFVPPAWGLALLIISFWGQAASDAQASRLREAPMWYGGYRVRLSILVIGALGLTVVGIVLRS
- a CDS encoding TIGR02186 family protein, which translates into the protein MIRPLIHALLLLLVVPATASAQIIDGTPMDGEAIVADLSENLIAITSNFTGAEILLFGNVDAPDNVTPALQRDIVAVVRGPYEPLVIRRKERIAGIWVNTDAYDVPAAPGFYHVASTRPLDEIASTRVFENAEIGLPALDISTGDDAIVLPVTYRDAVVRAKLNEGLYAEAPGSITFVGPSLFRAEIALPANVPVGSYVATVYLVRNGAISGQRSINLIINKSGVERFMYNFAQKTPFFYGIAAVLVALFAGWVAGTVFRER